CATGTGGACCTTCAGCGGTCTGCAACAAGAATAAATTCCCAATTTGCAGCTGCTTAAGAGGGTTCGTGCCACAGTCTAGTGACGAATGGAACAAAGGAAACTGGACAGGTGGTTGTGTGAGGCGAACTGAATTACAATGTCAGCAAAAGGGAAATAGCTCGTCTCCAGGGGTTGGACTGCAGGACGGATTTTGGAAGTTTAGTGGACTGAAACTCCCTGATCTTGCTGTTATTTTTCGCCTTGACAGTGCAAGTGAATGTGAAAGATTGTGTTTAAACAATTGTTCTTGCACTGCTTATGCTTATGTGGCAGGAATAAGGTGTATGGTGTGGTCTGGTGATCTTTTAGATATGCAGGATTATTCGTATTCTGGGGAAGATCTTTTCCTTCGGCTTGCCAACTCAGAGTTAGGTACCTACTACATTAATTTGGTTTACACTAACTTTACGATGTAATCCATCTACTGCAGTAGCTTATTAAAATGTTTTTCAGTTTTTCCAGGTAAGCGGAAGCTTAAAAGAGCAGTAATCATATGTTCTGCAGTATTTTCCTGTTTATTTTTTGGGTTTGCTCTATTTTGTTTGCTCAAGAACAAGATTTATCAAACAGGTAATGATTTATGTCCCTCCGTAAAGCTaacaagagaaaaaaatacTTGTGACAAATCAAACTACCTTAATGGTTTAGTTGACAAGCTACACAACGGACGTCTAGCCTGATCTTTAGATTATTTAATTTGTGTTAACAGGACAGAAGAGAAAAGGAGCCAGAAGCTTTAGTCTGGGTGATTCATGCAACATTTCAAAAGACTTCACAATGGAAAGTTTTTGGGTTGGAAATTTAAAGAAAGAAGATCCAATTGAACTTCCACTGATTGAATTTGAGGTAATTGCCACAGCAACAAACAACTTCAAAGTAGAAAACAAACTAGGGGAAGGAGGATTTGGTCCAGTTTTTAAGGTAACTACACATAGCTTaagggcccttccccggaccctgcgcatagcgggagcttaagtgcaccgggctgtcttttttttttttttacactcTTGTTCTAGCATTTAACCTAATATGTGATCACATGCACACAAATTCATCATGGAACTTGTActatatatgatttgattattaaaattatgaatTGTAAAAATATATGTTCTGATCATTGGACTTTTAATTGGTGAACTCTGAATAGGGAAAGCTGAAAGGTGGACTAGAAATAGCAGTGAAAAGACTTTCTAATCGAACGGGGCAAGGCATAGAGGAGTTCAAGAATGAAATAGTATTGATATCAAAACTCCAGCACAGGAATCTTGTACGACTCCTGGGATGCTGCATTGAAGGGGAAGAACTACTTATAATCTATGAGTACATGCTAAATAGAAGCTTGGATAAATTTCTTTTTGGTATGGCTGCTCCTGTTTTCCTCTCTTCTAATTCTTTTCTCCATCTCTTAGAGTTAGAATAAAGTTTTCGCTTTGCTAGATTTTCCTAAAACACAAATGCACCTGGATAGCTGAAAATATAGTTGCCATCATGTACAACTTATCTAAGGGAGGTGATACTTTATTAACTGTTTGTACATTAATGATCAGATGCATCACAAAAAGAACAGCTAGATTGGCCTAAACGGTTAGACATCATTCAAGGTGTTGCTAGAGGGCTATTATATCTACACCGAGATTCCTGTTTGAACATTATCCACCGGGATTTGAAAGTAAGCAATATTCTTTTGGATGAGGAGATGAATCCAAAAATTTCCGACTTTGGTTTAGCAAGGACGTTTCAAAAGCAGCAGCAACTAGTGCATACTCACCGTGTAGCTGGAACATAGTAAGTAGAACTCTATTGGCATCCTCATCCTGCTACCCTGTGCGATCCaactttaaattataaaaaacatCTTTTGTATCGATTTTACTTTCTGAAAGCATATTTTTTGGGCAACAAATGCAGTGGATACATGTCTCCTGAATATGCTTTGAGAGGGGTATTCTCAGAGAAATCTGATGTCTTCAGCTTCGGAGTGTTGTTACTAGAAATCATAAGTGGCAAGAAGAATTCAAGTTTCCATTACGTTGAAGAAAATCTTAACCTCCTTAACTATGTTAGCGCACACTCTTTGTCTGATGCTGTCTTGATCAATTTCactcatatatatttatgtctTGAGTCTCGTGACAGTGTGTATCACTATTGCAGGCATGGAAATTGTGGAGTGAACTAAGGGGATTAGACTTTATGGATGGGACATTGATCAACTCGTTTTCTTCAGAAGAGATAACGCGATGCCTACACATTGGCCTTCTATGCGTTC
The sequence above is a segment of the Solanum dulcamara chromosome 11, daSolDulc1.2, whole genome shotgun sequence genome. Coding sequences within it:
- the LOC129872679 gene encoding G-type lectin S-receptor-like serine/threonine-protein kinase At1g61500, producing the protein MGFRQAWKIILFTLISCCIIQSSYCNASDTIQQSRKLLLGETLTSASQVFEFGFFTPSNSDKRYLGIWFKNIPPIKVVWVANRESPLKVSDSAASLSISENGNLVLLDGTQNVIWSSNVSVPTNNTVAVVLLDSGNLVLKDYVSGQCFWESFDYPCNTFLPGMKIGFNRITGEKWLLSSWQKENDPSLGNFSVGISEQLPPQFFIWNKFTPYYRTGEWNGLKFIGLPYIDSAAYIIQFVCPPDFQEGTTYFTFLPNTSFLTFVELQSTGSVQVVQWTDGDPAWEVYATMVHAPCDIYNTCGPSAVCNKNKFPICSCLRGFVPQSSDEWNKGNWTGGCVRRTELQCQQKGNSSSPGVGLQDGFWKFSGLKLPDLAVIFRLDSASECERLCLNNCSCTAYAYVAGIRCMVWSGDLLDMQDYSYSGEDLFLRLANSELGKRKLKRAVIICSAVFSCLFFGFALFCLLKNKIYQTGQKRKGARSFSLGDSCNISKDFTMESFWVGNLKKEDPIELPLIEFEVIATATNNFKVENKLGEGGFGPVFKGKLKGGLEIAVKRLSNRTGQGIEEFKNEIVLISKLQHRNLVRLLGCCIEGEELLIIYEYMLNRSLDKFLFDASQKEQLDWPKRLDIIQGVARGLLYLHRDSCLNIIHRDLKVSNILLDEEMNPKISDFGLARTFQKQQQLVHTHRVAGTYGYMSPEYALRGVFSEKSDVFSFGVLLLEIISGKKNSSFHYVEENLNLLNYAWKLWSELRGLDFMDGTLINSFSSEEITRCLHIGLLCVQEHPRDRPTMADIILMLNSEMKCSSPKQPTFKFETYLDLGGSAKDNERCSLNDFTASLSQGR